From the genome of Winogradskyella forsetii, one region includes:
- the folE gene encoding GTP cyclohydrolase I FolE yields the protein MKIESDFNDIDALGDDHIGSSSETPLRADAFKLSKNDKIDIIKDDVKHILETLGLDLSDDSLKGTPNRVAKMFVNEIFGGLDPDKKPSASTFDNKYKYGEMLVEKNITVYSTCEHHLLPIVGRAHVAYISNGTVVGLSKMNRIVDYFAKRPQVQERLTIQIVKELQNVLNTEDVACVIDAKHLCVNSRGIRDIESSTVTSEFGGKFKEKETRREFLDYIKLDTQF from the coding sequence ATGAAAATTGAAAGTGATTTTAATGATATAGATGCTCTTGGAGATGACCATATAGGTTCTTCCAGTGAAACTCCTTTGAGAGCTGATGCTTTTAAACTTTCCAAGAATGATAAAATTGATATCATTAAAGATGATGTTAAACATATTTTGGAAACTTTAGGACTAGACTTAAGTGATGACAGCTTAAAAGGAACACCTAATAGAGTGGCAAAAATGTTTGTCAATGAGATTTTTGGGGGTTTAGATCCTGATAAAAAACCAAGTGCATCCACTTTTGATAACAAGTACAAATATGGTGAAATGTTAGTTGAAAAAAACATCACAGTGTATTCAACTTGCGAGCATCATTTATTACCTATAGTTGGACGAGCACATGTGGCTTATATTTCCAACGGAACTGTTGTTGGACTTTCTAAAATGAATAGAATTGTTGATTACTTTGCTAAAAGACCACAGGTTCAAGAACGTTTAACAATTCAAATTGTAAAAGAACTTCAGAATGTTCTAAATACAGAAGACGTCGCATGTGTTATTGATGCCAAACATCTTTGCGTGAACTCTCGTGGTATCAGAGATATTGAGAGTAGTACAGTCACTTCAGAATTTGGTGGTAAATTCAAAGAAAAAGAAACGAGAAGAGAGTTTTTAGACTATATTAAATTAGATACACAGTTTTAG
- the lgt gene encoding prolipoprotein diacylglyceryl transferase, with protein MFLLQIDWDPTKFIDLGFFKLHFYSLMWIVAFILGFQITKRIWKNENESEESLDSLFIYSVLGIMLGARLGHVIFYQPELITEDFFSIFLPFKFAGGFEFTGFQGLASHGAAIGMIISMYLYNKKVLHKTVIWILDRVVIPVASGAVFVRIGNFINSEIIGKYTGSDFGVVFKQLGETEPRHPAQLYEAFCYIFVFLILFYFYWKTKKSEQQGFLFGLFLVLLWTVRFFVEFVKESQGDEYINWFNLNTGQWLSIPFILIGLYFMFMYKPKTKLS; from the coding sequence ATGTTTTTATTACAGATCGATTGGGATCCTACTAAGTTTATTGATTTAGGTTTTTTTAAACTTCACTTTTATAGTCTCATGTGGATAGTTGCCTTTATTTTGGGCTTTCAAATCACAAAACGTATATGGAAAAATGAAAATGAGTCTGAGGAATCCCTTGATTCTCTGTTCATTTATTCTGTTTTGGGAATTATGCTTGGTGCCAGGTTAGGTCATGTTATTTTTTACCAGCCAGAATTAATTACCGAAGATTTTTTCAGCATCTTTTTACCTTTTAAATTTGCAGGTGGTTTTGAGTTTACCGGTTTTCAAGGTTTGGCAAGTCATGGCGCTGCCATTGGTATGATTATTTCCATGTACCTCTACAACAAAAAAGTGTTGCATAAAACCGTGATTTGGATTTTGGATCGTGTGGTCATTCCTGTGGCATCCGGAGCTGTATTTGTGAGAATTGGTAATTTTATCAATTCTGAAATTATTGGAAAATATACAGGAAGTGATTTTGGTGTCGTCTTTAAACAATTAGGTGAAACGGAACCCAGACATCCTGCACAATTGTACGAAGCCTTCTGCTATATATTTGTATTCCTAATTCTCTTTTATTTCTATTGGAAAACAAAAAAATCGGAACAACAAGGCTTTTTATTCGGATTGTTTTTAGTGTTACTTTGGACGGTTAGATTCTTTGTTGAATTTGTGAAAGAATCACAAGGTGATGAATATATTAATTGGTTTAATTTAAATACTGGTCAGTGGTTAAGTATTCCGTTTATATTGATTGGATTATACTTCATGTTTATGTACAAACCCAAAACAAAATTGAGTTAA
- a CDS encoding T9SS type B sorting domain-containing protein — protein sequence MKNILLLLTLIITSLSFSQDILMENGTFTRCAPDKFYDSGGEFGNYSDDENLVTTICPQNAGEFIMVDFTEFNTQLNLDVLTVYDGDDVSADVIGTYTSVLSPGLVSASASNASGCLTFAFSSNASSNVAGWEADILCAVQCQTITASIDATSPPVVSGTIEVDPGDLVTFEGSATFSDDGTGATYTWNFGNGVTLDGQVVNYAYTNPGTYTVTFTVTDTNPVGCSDSVSTFQVVVLDNDTCAGALPICGDIEDVPSPVGSGSAESGIDYGCLGSQPRPRWYFLQTGDIPGDLSFTLSQTTLQNGAGTGIDVDFIIWGPFSEPVCGPANLNSSTQVDCSFSGAAEEDIFIPNAPANQYYMLLITNYSQSAGYINLELDDDPNSDATTNCDIICQVDLGEDQELCNGDSYTIEPEFNGAFNSFEWQLEGETIPGETGSTLTVTESGTYTLLVEGLDAVFGDPCSTEDDIVISITPPFALNDISVTECSQASTAADFNLDAEIINILSPLDPADYTVSFYNNIDDAEDSVNAITVTNPYSGTDGEIIYVRVQATGTNCFSTSMLTLGLSSQPSINPASDLELCDDSSNNGTEQFDLESQDIFVLGSQSSTAFNVTYHLSFDEADMGDNALPPSYTNTMNPQPIYVRIESVSDASCYNALPDPVFDLVVNARAIAGTPPNMFACDATGNDGIETFELSTQDAAILGSQDPTTYSVSYHATQDGADNNTDILSTSHTNTASPDQQTIYVRVEDPAHPDCYGSTSFEIIVNPLPEVTAPTALEVCDDGTPDGITEMDLSLKNTEVTGNNPNYSVSYYETMADLQSGADPLPTLYTNTSNGQVIVVNVEDINTGCSATTTLELVVEQAPVAFAPAPLRYCDPDNDGFGMFDLASTANGITGGASGLTVTYHETQTNANNGVDAIDTTASYNNIVQDAQTLYVRVESATIATDCATIVVLELIVEPTPQLMAPTPLEVCDDISADGYATFDLTDKAEEILNGQDPVQYELSYYESEANAALAMNPIGNPLAYINTDDFNQTIWVRVEDNTTVEGCYKLTSLELIVNALPVLVTPAPLELCDTVTLDDGQEAFTLEDANADILNGQTGITLTYYETQLDADNATDPIESPYTNTSNSQTIFVRAQNDITGCYSTVTVTLRVNPIPSPEQSPDPIEVCDDDNDGFAEFDLEIRTVEITNGESDVVITYHETQSDAEQGENAITGLYTNIVANNQMVYVRSESTLTGCYNLTLNTLELIVHPAPEVPTSLEPYTICDSDNDGSAQFDLTTMDEEVLNGQDPTAVELTYHVSAANAETGSNPIINVGNYTNNGNPQTIYVRLYDPITTCFDTGMFELIVALPPEAVQPTQLNECDDLGEVPGDEITEFDLTVKDTEITGGNASWSVAYYETNADAQAQENAIADPTQYTNMEINGLAANPQTLYVVVTDTDTGCVDFTTLTIRVLPNPTPTASDLLPNIERCDEENTGDGEEEFDLTENEDLIRNGENGVTITYHETEDAANAGTDAIPDPTQYTNIETPTQEIYVRMTKDATGCYALVDFTIEVNPLPEVVAVTDFIQCELFTDGTDTFDLSTKDAEVLNGQDEAQFTVSYHDNLTDAEEGMNGLVSPYTNTANPQQIFVTITNNGTGCSISTQSFNIEVQEAAQANPDMDPILFELCDDEMETDGNPVNDSTQFDLTNMDTEVLDGQDPLNYIVTYYATQEDADDKVNPLPTLYENMTNPQVIYARVDNDTPDAVTDADTSICYALAALTLQVNPLPEFDLEDGYTLCVNTDGSEILDPLVIDTGLSATDYGFVWRYEGVEITGETGPSIMPTQGGSYSVLVTDISTSTATNCTNEDTTEVMESEPPSITVNVLTQNFAESHVLEVVPGDEIGDYEYSLDNGPWQDGTLFTDVSPGQHHITARDKNGCGTTTEPAFIIDYPLYFTPNGDGQNETWNIESIGSSAKIYIFDRYGKLLKQISPNGTGWDGTYNGSAMPTSGYWFTVEYDEPLTGERKEFRAHFTLKR from the coding sequence ATGAAAAATATTTTACTCTTACTTACGCTTATTATAACTAGTTTAAGTTTCTCTCAAGATATATTAATGGAGAATGGCACCTTTACACGCTGTGCTCCAGATAAATTTTATGATTCTGGTGGAGAGTTTGGTAACTATAGTGATGATGAAAATTTGGTAACTACGATTTGTCCGCAAAATGCGGGTGAATTTATTATGGTTGATTTCACAGAATTTAACACACAGCTGAATCTTGATGTTTTGACTGTCTATGATGGTGATGATGTAAGCGCAGATGTTATTGGTACATATACCAGTGTTCTATCTCCTGGTCTCGTGTCTGCATCAGCAAGCAATGCATCCGGATGTTTAACTTTTGCTTTCTCTAGTAACGCATCATCAAATGTTGCTGGTTGGGAAGCTGATATATTGTGCGCTGTACAATGCCAAACAATAACAGCATCTATAGATGCTACTAGTCCACCTGTGGTTTCTGGAACTATTGAGGTAGATCCAGGCGATTTGGTTACATTTGAAGGAAGTGCTACATTTTCAGATGATGGTACTGGAGCTACTTATACTTGGAATTTTGGTAATGGAGTTACCCTTGATGGTCAGGTTGTAAATTATGCTTATACTAATCCTGGTACTTATACGGTCACTTTTACGGTTACAGATACCAATCCTGTTGGTTGTTCGGACTCTGTCAGCACTTTTCAAGTCGTTGTTTTGGATAATGACACTTGTGCTGGTGCTTTACCTATTTGTGGTGACATTGAAGATGTGCCTTCACCTGTGGGTTCTGGTTCTGCTGAATCGGGTATTGATTATGGATGTCTGGGTTCACAGCCTAGGCCAAGATGGTATTTTTTGCAGACTGGTGATATTCCAGGAGATTTAAGTTTTACTTTATCGCAAACGACATTACAGAATGGAGCGGGGACTGGAATTGATGTCGATTTTATTATTTGGGGACCGTTCTCTGAACCAGTTTGTGGGCCAGCAAATTTAAATTCTTCAACTCAAGTGGATTGTAGTTTTTCAGGGGCAGCAGAAGAGGATATATTTATACCAAATGCTCCAGCTAATCAATATTATATGCTATTGATAACTAACTATAGTCAGTCTGCGGGTTATATTAATTTAGAATTAGATGATGATCCTAATTCTGATGCAACTACCAACTGTGATATTATATGTCAAGTAGATTTAGGTGAAGATCAAGAGCTTTGTAATGGAGACAGTTACACCATTGAACCAGAATTCAATGGTGCTTTTAATTCGTTTGAATGGCAGTTGGAAGGCGAGACAATCCCTGGTGAGACAGGATCTACCTTAACGGTTACAGAATCGGGAACTTACACATTACTCGTGGAAGGTTTAGATGCTGTCTTTGGGGATCCATGTTCTACTGAAGACGACATTGTAATTTCTATTACCCCTCCTTTTGCCTTAAATGATATTTCAGTTACTGAGTGTAGCCAAGCGTCCACTGCAGCTGACTTTAATTTAGATGCAGAGATAATCAATATATTGAGTCCTTTAGATCCAGCTGATTATACGGTTTCTTTTTATAATAATATAGATGATGCTGAAGATTCTGTCAATGCAATTACAGTAACAAATCCATATAGCGGAACTGATGGTGAAATTATTTATGTAAGAGTGCAAGCTACTGGTACAAATTGTTTTTCTACCAGTATGCTAACTTTAGGTTTGTCATCTCAACCCAGTATCAATCCAGCTTCAGATTTGGAGCTATGTGATGATTCAAGCAATAACGGAACAGAACAGTTTGATTTAGAAAGTCAGGACATATTTGTTTTAGGAAGTCAGTCTTCAACTGCCTTTAACGTAACATACCATTTAAGCTTCGACGAGGCGGATATGGGCGACAACGCCCTTCCACCGTCGTATACCAATACGATGAACCCACAGCCGATCTACGTAAGGATAGAGAGCGTCAGCGACGCGAGCTGCTACAATGCCTTACCGGACCCCGTGTTCGACCTGGTAGTCAACGCGAGGGCAATAGCCGGCACGCCTCCCAACATGTTTGCATGCGACGCTACGGGCAACGACGGAATAGAGACCTTTGAGCTCAGTACTCAGGACGCAGCGATTCTGGGATCCCAGGACCCAACAACCTACAGCGTAAGCTACCACGCCACCCAGGATGGAGCGGACAATAACACGGACATCCTATCCACGAGCCACACCAATACAGCTTCCCCAGACCAACAGACGATCTACGTCAGGGTAGAGGACCCGGCGCATCCCGATTGTTACGGCAGCACGAGTTTTGAGATCATCGTCAACCCGTTGCCTGAGGTAACGGCACCAACGGCACTGGAAGTCTGTGACGACGGCACGCCTGACGGCATCACCGAGATGGACCTGAGCCTAAAGAACACGGAGGTCACGGGCAACAACCCGAACTATTCTGTAAGCTATTACGAAACCATGGCAGATCTGCAATCGGGAGCAGATCCCTTACCAACATTGTACACCAATACGAGCAACGGCCAGGTCATTGTTGTAAATGTCGAAGATATCAACACGGGCTGTTCCGCTACCACGACCCTAGAGCTGGTTGTGGAGCAAGCACCAGTGGCATTTGCACCGGCACCCTTGAGGTACTGCGACCCGGACAACGACGGCTTTGGGATGTTCGACCTTGCCAGTACGGCGAACGGGATTACCGGAGGGGCCTCTGGGCTCACGGTAACCTACCACGAAACACAGACCAATGCGAACAATGGCGTGGACGCCATAGATACCACGGCGAGCTATAACAACATCGTACAAGATGCACAGACCCTTTATGTCAGGGTAGAGAGCGCTACCATAGCCACGGATTGCGCCACCATAGTAGTATTGGAGCTGATAGTGGAGCCGACACCGCAGCTAATGGCGCCGACCCCATTGGAGGTCTGTGACGATATCTCGGCCGATGGTTATGCCACTTTCGATCTAACGGACAAAGCGGAAGAAATCCTGAACGGCCAGGACCCCGTGCAATATGAACTTAGCTATTATGAAAGCGAGGCCAATGCGGCACTGGCGATGAACCCAATCGGCAATCCGTTGGCCTATATCAACACGGACGATTTCAACCAGACGATCTGGGTGCGTGTAGAAGACAACACCACGGTAGAAGGCTGCTACAAGCTAACAAGTCTAGAGCTGATAGTCAATGCCTTACCGGTCTTGGTGACACCGGCACCATTGGAGCTTTGCGATACCGTCACCTTAGACGATGGGCAGGAAGCCTTTACGCTCGAGGATGCCAATGCAGACATACTGAACGGACAGACGGGAATTACCCTAACGTACTACGAGACGCAATTGGATGCGGACAATGCGACTGACCCAATTGAAAGCCCTTATACCAATACGAGCAATTCCCAGACTATCTTTGTAAGGGCACAGAACGATATCACGGGCTGTTACAGTACGGTAACGGTAACGCTGAGGGTCAACCCGATCCCGTCACCGGAGCAAAGCCCTGATCCGATAGAGGTCTGTGACGATGACAATGACGGTTTTGCCGAGTTCGACCTGGAGATCCGTACGGTAGAGATAACCAATGGGGAATCCGATGTGGTAATTACCTATCACGAAACCCAGAGCGATGCAGAACAAGGGGAGAATGCGATCACGGGACTGTACACTAACATCGTGGCCAATAACCAGATGGTCTATGTACGCTCGGAGAGCACGCTGACCGGTTGTTACAACCTTACCCTGAACACGCTGGAGCTTATTGTGCACCCGGCACCGGAAGTACCAACGAGCCTAGAACCTTACACGATCTGTGATAGCGATAATGATGGTTCGGCGCAGTTCGACCTGACCACCATGGACGAAGAAGTGCTCAACGGCCAAGACCCGACAGCAGTGGAACTGACCTACCATGTAAGTGCGGCGAATGCAGAAACAGGAAGCAACCCTATCATCAATGTGGGCAACTATACCAACAACGGTAACCCACAGACGATCTATGTACGCCTGTACGACCCTATAACGACCTGTTTCGATACAGGGATGTTCGAGCTGATCGTAGCCTTGCCACCAGAAGCGGTGCAGCCTACACAATTAAACGAATGTGACGATCTTGGGGAAGTTCCGGGAGATGAGATCACTGAATTTGACCTTACGGTAAAGGATACGGAGATCACAGGGGGCAATGCCAGCTGGTCGGTAGCCTATTATGAGACCAATGCAGATGCCCAGGCACAGGAAAATGCCATAGCAGACCCAACACAGTACACCAATATGGAAATAAATGGATTGGCGGCCAACCCACAGACCCTTTATGTCGTGGTCACCGATACCGATACGGGCTGTGTTGATTTTACGACCTTGACCATCAGGGTATTGCCAAACCCAACGCCTACGGCCAGCGATTTGTTGCCCAACATAGAACGCTGTGACGAAGAAAACACGGGAGACGGCGAGGAAGAATTTGACCTCACGGAAAACGAAGACCTGATCCGCAACGGTGAGAACGGTGTGACCATAACCTATCACGAGACAGAGGACGCTGCCAACGCGGGCACGGACGCAATCCCAGACCCAACACAGTACACCAATATAGAAACACCGACGCAGGAGATCTATGTGAGGATGACCAAGGACGCCACGGGCTGTTATGCGCTGGTGGACTTTACCATCGAGGTGAACCCGTTGCCAGAGGTGGTCGCGGTGACGGACTTCATCCAATGCGAGCTCTTTACCGACGGCACCGACACTTTTGACCTTAGCACCAAGGACGCCGAAGTATTGAACGGACAGGACGAGGCCCAGTTTACGGTCAGTTACCATGATAACCTAACGGATGCGGAAGAAGGGATGAACGGCCTTGTGAGCCCGTACACCAATACGGCGAACCCACAACAGATATTCGTGACCATCACCAACAACGGGACGGGCTGTTCCATCAGCACCCAGAGCTTCAACATCGAGGTACAGGAAGCCGCACAGGCCAATCCGGATATGGACCCGATCCTTTTTGAGCTTTGTGACGATGAAATGGAGACCGATGGCAACCCGGTTAACGACAGTACCCAATTTGATTTAACGAACATGGACACAGAGGTATTGGACGGACAGGACCCGTTGAACTACATCGTGACCTACTATGCTACCCAAGAAGATGCGGACGACAAGGTGAACCCATTGCCGACCTTATACGAAAATATGACAAACCCGCAGGTGATCTATGCAAGGGTGGACAACGACACGCCAGATGCGGTCACGGACGCGGACACTTCGATCTGTTATGCCCTGGCAGCGCTCACGCTGCAGGTGAACCCTTTACCGGAGTTCGATCTGGAGGACGGCTATACCCTGTGCGTAAACACGGACGGGAGCGAAATACTGGACCCATTGGTCATAGACACGGGCCTATCGGCAACGGACTATGGTTTTGTGTGGCGCTATGAGGGCGTAGAGATAACGGGCGAGACAGGGCCGAGCATCATGCCGACCCAAGGCGGAAGCTATAGCGTGCTGGTTACCGATATAAGCACGTCCACGGCGACCAACTGTACAAATGAGGATACCACGGAAGTCATGGAAAGCGAGCCGCCGAGCATAACGGTGAACGTACTGACACAGAATTTTGCGGAGAGCCACGTTCTGGAAGTGGTGCCTGGGGACGAGATAGGTGACTATGAGTACAGCCTGGACAATGGGCCATGGCAGGACGGGACGCTGTTTACGGACGTGTCACCCGGCCAACACCATATCACGGCAAGGGACAAGAACGGCTGCGGCACAACGACCGAACCGGCATTTATAATCGATTACCCGCTGTACTTTACGCCCAACGGAGACGGCCAAAATGAAACTTGGAACATAGAAAGCATTGGAAGCAGCGCAAAAATTTACATATTTGACCGTTACGGAAAACTTCTGAAACAAATTAGTCCAAATGGGACTGGCTGGGACGGCACCTACAATGGCAGTGCTATGCCTACCAGTGGCTATTGGTTTACAGTGGAGTACGACGAACCTTTGACAGGAGAACGTAAAGAATTTAGAGCCCATTTTACCCTGAAACGATAA
- the cysS gene encoding cysteine--tRNA ligase: MSLFNQQQIKIYNTLSGEKEIFQPITEGYVGLYVCGPTVYSNVHLGNVRTFMSFDMIFRYLKHLGYKVRYVRNITDAGHLENDGDIGEDKITKKARLEAIEPMEIVQRYTVDFHNVLNTFNFLPPSIEPTATGHIIEQIELIQSIIDNGFAYIVNGSVYFDVHKYNESNAYGILSKRRLEDLIHNTRALDGQSDKKNPQDFALWKKAEPTHIMRWPSPWSDGFPGWHLECTAMSTKYLGDYFDIHGGGMDLKFPHHECEIAQNQAAKGQAPVKYWMHANMLELNGARMSKSTGNYINPAELLSGDNDIMSKAYNPSVIRFFMMQASYRSVLDLTDDGLAAAEKGFHRFMDAIGIIDKLKTHSSSSFNIAEWKQKCYDAMNDDFNTPILIATLFEGVKFINQVKDGSASITSEDLQLLKETIKTFVFDVLGLVTISKESTGSDKLSGAVEILIKLRKEARLNKDFALSDKIRDELAEAGIQLNDSREGTTFTF; encoded by the coding sequence ATGTCGTTATTTAATCAACAACAAATAAAAATATACAATACCCTTTCAGGAGAAAAAGAGATTTTTCAACCGATTACTGAGGGCTATGTTGGTTTGTACGTTTGTGGGCCAACCGTTTATAGTAACGTTCATTTGGGTAATGTGAGGACATTTATGTCTTTCGATATGATTTTTCGATACCTTAAACACTTAGGTTATAAAGTGCGTTATGTTCGTAACATCACAGATGCTGGCCATTTAGAAAATGATGGCGATATTGGTGAGGATAAAATCACGAAAAAAGCACGATTAGAAGCTATTGAACCTATGGAAATTGTGCAGCGTTATACGGTGGATTTTCATAACGTACTCAATACGTTTAATTTTTTACCACCAAGTATCGAACCCACTGCAACGGGTCACATTATTGAGCAGATTGAACTGATTCAGTCCATTATAGATAATGGCTTCGCGTATATTGTTAATGGTTCAGTTTATTTTGATGTTCACAAGTACAATGAATCTAACGCATACGGTATTTTAAGTAAACGTAGGTTAGAAGATTTAATTCATAATACGCGTGCACTTGATGGTCAGAGTGATAAAAAGAACCCACAAGATTTCGCCCTTTGGAAAAAAGCAGAACCTACCCATATTATGCGTTGGCCTTCGCCTTGGAGCGATGGTTTTCCTGGTTGGCATTTAGAATGTACAGCTATGAGCACTAAATATTTGGGGGACTACTTTGATATTCATGGTGGTGGAATGGATTTAAAATTCCCACATCACGAATGTGAAATTGCTCAAAACCAAGCCGCAAAAGGTCAAGCGCCTGTAAAATATTGGATGCATGCCAATATGCTAGAGCTCAACGGCGCTCGAATGAGTAAATCAACTGGAAATTATATCAATCCGGCGGAATTACTGTCTGGCGATAATGATATTATGTCTAAAGCCTACAATCCAAGTGTCATTCGTTTTTTTATGATGCAAGCTTCCTACAGAAGTGTTTTGGATTTAACGGATGATGGCTTAGCAGCTGCCGAAAAGGGATTCCACAGATTTATGGATGCCATTGGCATAATCGATAAGTTGAAAACCCATTCTTCATCTTCATTTAATATTGCGGAATGGAAGCAGAAATGCTACGATGCTATGAATGACGATTTTAATACGCCGATTTTAATTGCCACATTATTTGAAGGTGTCAAATTCATCAATCAAGTGAAAGATGGAAGTGCGAGCATCACTTCTGAAGATTTACAATTATTAAAGGAAACGATTAAAACCTTCGTTTTTGATGTTCTTGGTTTGGTAACTATTTCGAAAGAAAGTACTGGAAGTGATAAATTATCTGGTGCGGTAGAAATTTTAATTAAACTTAGAAAAGAAGCAAGACTGAATAAAGATTTTGCTTTGTCTGATAAGATTAGAGATGAATTGGCCGAAGCAGGCATTCAATTGAATGATAGTCGGGAAGGGACGACTTTTACTTTCTAA
- the yidD gene encoding membrane protein insertion efficiency factor YidD, translating to MKKILTYPFLFLIKVYQTVISPFTPATCRYQPTCSHYAKEALEIHGFFKGGWLAIKRIFSCHPWGGSGFDPVPKKDDN from the coding sequence ATCAAAAAAATTCTTACATATCCTTTCCTCTTCTTAATTAAAGTCTATCAGACCGTTATATCCCCTTTCACTCCAGCTACTTGCAGATACCAACCAACATGTTCTCATTATGCAAAAGAAGCTCTTGAGATTCATGGTTTTTTTAAAGGCGGTTGGTTGGCCATAAAACGGATTTTTAGTTGTCATCCTTGGGGAGGCAGTGGATTTGATCCTGTTCCTAAAAAGGATGACAACTAA
- a CDS encoding DUF192 domain-containing protein, which translates to MRFQRYITIVLIIFGFVFLSSCKEEKTTKPEDKVVVSFKKEGTLDLIKADSDSIIKTIDIEIADDEYETQTGLMYRTKLETNHGMLFIFPDVQMRSFYMKNTKIPLDIIYIDENKTIVSFQKNAQPMNETSLPSEAPAKYVLEINGGLSDEWELAVGDQISFTPTND; encoded by the coding sequence ATGCGATTTCAACGCTACATAACAATTGTACTTATCATTTTTGGATTCGTTTTTCTTTCGTCTTGTAAAGAAGAAAAAACAACAAAGCCTGAAGATAAAGTCGTTGTTAGTTTTAAGAAAGAAGGGACTTTAGATCTTATTAAAGCCGATTCAGATTCAATAATAAAAACTATAGACATTGAAATTGCGGATGACGAATACGAAACCCAAACCGGTTTAATGTACAGAACCAAGCTTGAAACTAATCATGGGATGTTGTTTATATTTCCTGATGTGCAAATGCGAAGTTTCTATATGAAGAATACCAAGATTCCTTTGGATATTATTTATATAGATGAAAATAAAACCATCGTTAGTTTTCAAAAAAACGCACAGCCAATGAATGAAACGTCGCTTCCGTCTGAAGCTCCTGCAAAGTACGTTTTAGAAATCAACGGAGGACTTTCTGATGAATGGGAATTGGCCGTTGGAGATCAGATAAGTTTTACACCTACCAATGACTGA